A window from Pelmatolapia mariae isolate MD_Pm_ZW unplaced genomic scaffold, Pm_UMD_F_2 NODE_ptg000755l+_length_29485_cov_1, whole genome shotgun sequence encodes these proteins:
- the LOC134623566 gene encoding uncharacterized protein LOC134623566 has protein sequence MHMTIEKMVKSCERCIRRKTPPEKAAPLINIKTCRPLELVCMDFLSIEPDRSNTKDVLVITDHFTKYAVAVPTPNQRARTVAKCLWDNFIVHYGFPEKLLSDQGPDFESKTIKELCELTGMKKVRTTPYHPRGNPVERFNRTLLQMLGTLDRSDKLHWRDFVKPLVHAYNCTKSDVTGFSPYELMFGRQPRLPIDLIFRLPTNATKQTHSQYVGNLKSRLEESYRIATSNAQKNAGRNKARFDRRVVESTLQTGDRVLVRNVKLRGKHKLADKWEEDVYIVLKRAGEMPVYTVKPEGKDGPVRTLHRDLLLPCGFLSAAAEPETVKTHPNRRPRTRQCSVVESEDEIPSDLDDVPDWTFRPLITSKPDVYVPVHETHKLSQPPCVVRLSAEPEVPTVSLPPDPPATESLVVEEGEGVIQDVPEHDNLPERDNSPESNILPGLDSAKGLPQSSELQQSEEAPPDDETSSDAACDEGLSDVNRPVTEQPEPVMIQNNGFQDDEPSLPLRRSNRMHAKPKRLHYVKLGNPLITVVNSLFQGLSEALTSSLNGFEDPTSNYVGKVKAV, from the coding sequence ATGCACATGACCATAGAAAAAATGGTCAAATCTTGTGAGCGATGTATCCGTCGAAAAACACCTCCAGAGAAAGCTGCTCCGTTGATAAACATTAAGACCTGCAGACCTCTCGAACTAGTGTGCATGGACTTTTTATCAATAGAGCCAGATCGCTCAAACACAAAAGATGTATTGGTCATAACTGACCATTTTACAAAGTATGCAGTAGCAGTGCCAACTCCAAATCAACGAGCACGGACTGTAGCAAAGTGTCTCTGGGACAACTTCATTGTCCATTATGGTTTTCCCGAAAAGCTTCTTAGTGATCAGGGTCCTGACTTTGAATCAAAGACCATTAAGGAACTCTGTGAACTTACTGGCATGAAGAAAGTGCGTACAACCCCTTACCACCCTAGAGGGAATCCGGTTGAGAGATTCAACCGCACTCTTCTCCAGATGCTTGGGACACTGGATCGGTCAGATAAACTCCACTGGAGAGACTTCGTCAAACCTCTGGTACATGCTTATAATTGTACGAAGAGTGACGTGACTGGATTTTCCCCCTATGAATTGATGTTTGGGAGGCAACCAAGACTGCCCATCGACCTTATCTTTAGGTTGCCCACTAATGCTACTAAGCAGACTCATTCCCAGTACGTCGGTAATCTAAAATCTCGTTTGGAAGAAAGTTACCGGATTGCCACCAGTAATGCACAAAAGAATGCAGGTCGCAACAAAGCCAGATTTGACCGACGAGTTGTTGAATCAACATTGCAGACTGGAGACAGAGTTCTTGTACGAAATGTGAAGCTCCGTGGAAAACATAAGCTGGCAGATAAGTGGGAAGAGGATGTTTACATTGTCCTTAAGCGAGCTGGAGAAATGCCGGTCTACACAGTTAAACCTGAGGGTAAAGATGGACCTGTGCGGACTCTACATCGTGACTTGCTTCTCCCATGTGGATTTCTGTCAGCAGCTGCAGAACCCGAGACAGTCAAAACCCATCCAAACAGGAGACCCAGAACAAGGCAGTGTTCCGTTGTTGAGAGCGAAGATGAAATTCCCTCTGATCTGGACGATGTACCTGATTGGACGTTTCGCCCTCTCATTACATCAAAGCCCGACGTATATGTCCCAGTTCATGAAACTCACAAGTTGAGTCAACCTCCTTGTGTGGTCAGGCTATCAGCAGAACCAGAGGTGCCTACAGTTTCACTTCCACCTGATCCTCCTGCCACTGAATCCCTTGTAGTAGAGGAAGGTGAAGGAGTGATTCAGGATGTACCTGAACATGACAACTTACCTGAACGTGACAACTCACCTGAATCAAATATATTGCCTGGGCTTGACTCAGCCAAAGGACTTCCTCAAAGTTCAGAATTGCAGCAGTCTGAGGAAGCACCTCCAGATGATGAGACAAGCTCTGATGCAGCATGTGATGAAGGATTGAGTGATGTGAACAGACCTGTTACCGAACAGCCTGAACCTGTGATGATCCAAAATAACGGATTTCAAGATGATGAGCCATCTCTTCCTCTTCGTCGTTCTAACAGAATGCATGCAAAGCCCAAGAGATTGCATTATGTAAAACTTGGGAATCCCCTGATAACGGTGGTGAATTCTCTTTTCCAAGGCCTTAGTGAGGCATTGACTAGCTCTTTAAATGGATTTGAGGATCCAACTAGCAATTATGTTGGAAAGGTCAAAGCAGTGTAA